The genomic window ATCTCACCCAGTTGGTGGCTTTACGCCCCAGTGCTACCTACCACATCCACTTAGCCAATCTGCTGGCTCAGCAGGGATCCCTGCCCATCGCCCTCACCCATCTGAATGAAGCGATTCAGTTGGATCCCACCTCGACCCCTGCTTTTGCTGCACGAGCTAGCCTCCACAATTACCTGGGGGAGTGGGAGGCTGCGTTGGCCGATTGGTCCAAAGCGATTGAGCTACAGCCTGACCCAGCCCTCTACTACAACCGTGGCGTCACCTACTCCTGTGCCGATCGGTATGACGAGGCGATTGCGGATTTGGATCGCAGCCTAGAGGCGGATCCCCAGCAACCCAACACCCTCTACAATCGGGGCAATGCCCTCTACGAGTTGGGGGAGCTGAAAGCCGCCCTCGATGACTATGACCGTGCCTTTCGCCTTGAAGCCAATCGGAATCAGGTGGATGTTTCGGATGAGTATGGCCTGTACGGGCGGGGATTGGCCCACTGCCACATGGGAGATAAGATGACAGCCCTTTCCGATTGGCAAGCGGCTTTGGCGGTTTGCCGTAAACACCACAACCTGGCTTTAGCCAAGCAAGTGCAGCGGTCTTGGCTGCGCCTCAATAGCGGGGATCCCAATTCAGATCCAGCAGATCCAGACACAGAACAATCCGCCTAGAAGGATCCCGGCCTGTGACACAATAATATGAGGATAAAAGTCGCTAAGGTTCAGCGAATCCCCCTTTTCTACCGTTTTTGTTGCCGTGAAACACACTCTCAGCGCCCTTGTGCAGGATCAGCCTGGCGTTTTAACCCGTATAGCAGGGATGTTTGCCCGCCGGGGCTTCAATATCGATAGTCTTACCGTTGGTCCCACTGAGCGACCCGGTGTTTCTCGCATCACCATGGTGGTACCGGGGGACGAGCACGATGTGGAGCAAATGACCAAGCAGCTCTACAAGCTCATTGATGTGCTCAAGGTAACTGATATCACGAATGTTCCCTGTGTGGAACGGGAGCTCATGCTGATTAAGGTGAATGCCAGCCCCGATACCCGCTCCGACATTATGGATGTGGCCCAGATGTTTCGCGCCCGCATTGTGGATGTGGCGGAGGAATCCTTGACCCTAGAGGTGACCGGGGATCCCGGCAAAATGGTGGCGATTATCAAAATGCTGACCCACTTCGGCATCCGTGAGATCGCCCGCACCGGACTGGTGGCCCTTACCCGTGAGTCGGGGGTGAATACAGAATATTTGAAGCAACAGCCCGCCTTGGCTTCAGTTTGATGGCTTGAGCGGGATCCCCGACAGGGGTAAACATAAGAGAAATGGGGGGGGAGGCTATGCCCAAACCGGATTGGAGCCATTGTTCCCGAGGATTGGCTCTCTGTTGTCTGGTCCTCTGGCTGGTGGGGTTGCTGAGTGGCTGTGGCCCTAAAGCCCCGAAACCGATTGTCCAGCAGGCTTTGGCTTACCAAATGTCCCATTTGCCCGCTGAAGTGGGATCCCTAGTGGGGAGTGAACAGTTGCTGGCCCGGTTGGAATTGCAAGAAGTGAAGATCCGCCAAGATCGCCGCGAACCGTTGCTGTTGGCCTCCGGGGAAAAAGTGGAGGGCCATCACCTCAGCGGTACCTATACGCTTGCCGTGAAGCTGCCGGGATCCCGTCGTCCCTATCGCCGCAAAGGGGATCCCTTTCAGCTCACTCTTGCCCATACAAATACAAAAGAACAAACCCAAGACCCGCAAGCCCTGTCGGAACGATGGCTATTGGCCTATTCCACCCCCGACTCCAAAAATTGGGAAACCATCGACTTTTTGCCGCAGCCTGTACCCCCCCCTGAGTTGCCCCCTGCCGAAACCGCTGAACCCGTAGATCCAGAACTGAGCTCAACACTTACGTCTGAGACGGCAGTGCCAACCCCAGTGGGATCCCCGGCATAAGGCCACGGCTGCTGTAGGTCAGCTTCTAACACTTGCAAATCTCTAGCTGCCTAAGGAGCTAGCCCCAAAACTCGGTGGGAAAATCAGTGCAAGAAGTGGCGGATGCCGGTGCAAATCATCACAATATCGGCAGCATTGGCCGCTGCAATGGAATCGGGATCCCGAATGCTCCCTCCCGGCTGAATGATGGCGCGGATCCCCGATTGGGCAGCCACCTCAACGCTATCGGCAAAGGGAAAAAATCCATCACTGGCCAAAACTGCCCCAGCGGCTTCGGATCTGGCTTGTTTCAGGGCAATTTCTACAGCTCCAACTCGGTTCATCTGCCCAGCCCCAATGCCCACCGTTTGCCCCTGCTTGGCAATCACAATGGCGTTGGATTTGACATGTTTGCAGACTTTCCAAGCGAATTCCAATTCGGCCCATTCTTCTGGGGTGGGCTGCCGTTCTGTCACCACTCGCCAAGACTGTTGGCTGTCGGATCCCTGAGGGGGGTCGGCATCTTGGACCAGAAAGCCCCCCGCTAAGGTGCGAATCGTCTGGGCCGGCCCCACTTGCCAGTTGGGCAAGATCAATACCCGCAGGTTCTTTTTGGCCGATAGCAGCTCAGCTGCTTCCAAGGTACAGTCGGGGGCCACCACACATTCCAAAAAAGGTTCCGTCAGGAGGTGGGCGGTTTCTCGATCCAGCGTTTGATTGAGACCAACGATGCCCCCGAAAGCAGAAACGGAGTCAGCAGCAAAAGCAGCCCGAAAGGCTGCCGCCAAAGAAGGACGCAGGGCGACGCCACAGGGGTTGTTGTGTTTGACCACCACAGCCACAGCTTGTTCCGGGCCAAATTCGGCAACAATGGCGCGGGCGGCTTCCAAGTCCAGCAGGTTATTGTAGCTCAGTTCTTTACCCTGCAATTGTTTGGCTTGGTGCCAGCCGGGAGCAGCCGGATCCACAACATACCAAGTGGCGGCTTGGTGGGGATTTTCGCCGTAGCGCAGCCTTTGCTGAGGGATCCCTTGCAGTTGAAAAATGTCTTCCTGGACTGGAGAAGGATCCGATTGCGGTTGCAATTGTTGGGTCAATTCTGGACGGGCCAGATAGTTGACAATGGCGCGATCATAGGCCAGTACCTGCTCAAAGGCGCGACGGGCGCACTGGAAGCGAAACGCCAATCGTTCGGATTCGCCGCAAGTACTGGACAACAGCTGTAAATACTGGGGGTATTGGGCCGGATCCGTCAGTACCGTGACGTGGGCATAGTTTTTGGCGGCTGCCCGTACCAACGTCGGGCCACCAATATCAATTTGTTCAGTTGCTTCCGCCAGTAAAACGCCTGCTTGGGCTACGGTTTCTTCAAAGGGATAAAAATTAACCACGACCAATCCAATCGGTGGGATCCCCAAGGCATCCAAATCTTCTTGGTCATCGCTGCGCTCCAAGCGGGCCAAAATACCGCCGTGAATGCGGGGATGGAGGGTTTTGACCCGCCCACCCAGGATCTCGGGTGCGCCCGTATGGGTGGAGACGGGAGTCACAGGGATCCCTGCTTCTGAGAGCACTTTGGCAGTACCCCCGCTGCTGAGCAGTTGAAAACCATGCTCCTGGACTAGGGCTTGAGCAAAAGGGATCAGTCCAGTTTTGTCAGATACACTCAGTAAGGCCAAAGGGGAGAAGTCCTGAGAAGGCATTGATCTTTTGTTACCCAAAACAGAGCAGAGTTGCCTAAGATACCTAGCTGGGCTGGTATCCAGCGCCCCCACAGCATACCTTGCGATTCACCTAGGGATACTCGGATCCACTCTTGACTTGCTCTTGCCGGGCTTGTTCCCGTTCTTTGTTGAGATGGGCCACTTGGGCTTCGAGATCTTGAATGCGGTGCAGCAGTCGCTCAATGGCTCGTCCCACCGGGTCAGGCATGAGATGGTGATCCAAATCGATCCCGTGAGCGGGGATGTGCCGTTGATGGGGTGGAATGACCGCACGGCCTGGGATCCCCACCACTGTCATTTCTGGAGCCACATCCTGAATCACCACGGCATTCGCCCCAATCCGGGAGCCATGGCCAATGCGGACTGGGCCGAGGATCTTTGCCCCTGTACCGACAATCACACCATTTTCTAGAGTGGGGTGGCGTTTCCCTTTGTCCCAAGAGGTTCCCCCCAAAGTAACCCCGTGGTAGAGCGTTACATCGTCGCCAATCTCCGCCGTCTCGCCGATCACCACCCCGCAACCATGGTCGATAAAAAAGCGCCGTCCGATCTGGGCTGCCGGGTGGATCTCGATCAAGGTAAAGGAACGGGCAAAAAAGCTGAGCAACCGAGCTAAGAAAAACCAGCGCCGTTTCCACAAACGATGGGCGATCCGATGCAAAAAGAGCGCGTGGATCCCTGGATAGGTGCAGATCACCTCCCAGCGATTGCGTGCCGCCGGATCCCGGTCAAACACACAGTCGATGTCTTCCCCCACCTGTTGCCAAAATCCCAGCTTCTGGGCTTGTGCCGGTTTGGGTAGAGACCCGATCTCACCTGAGGGTGCGGTTGGGCTGGGATCTTCGACCACCGAGTGCTCGGCTTCCGTTAGCATGAATGGCCTCTGGTCAGATACCTCCACTGCTTCTCCTTCTAACATTTTTTGGGGGTGCCAGGGGAAAAGAGAGGACAGAACTGGGCTGGATCCGTTGACGTTGAGCAGAAGTGGATGAGAATGAGATCAGGATGGGATAGTGGTTGTCCTGTCACCTGTTGTTGCTCTATCGGCTTGCTCACCATGCTGGATCCCCTTTTGGAAGAGAAAATTCGTGACCAGATCCGTGCCAACAAAGTGTTGATCTACATGAAGGGCACTCCAGAAATGCCCCAGTGTGGGTTCTCCTACGCGACGGTGCGCGTTTTCGACAGTTTGGGTTTCCCCTATGCGGCGGTCAATGTGCTGGAGGATCCTGAGATTCGTCAGGGCATCAAGGAATTTTCCAACTGGCCGACCATCCCACAGGTGTATATCGACGGTGAATTTGTGGGGGGCTGCGACATTATCCAAGAAATGCACTCCCGCAATGAGTTGCGTCCCTTACTAGAGGCAGCGTTTGCTGGGACAGCTGTTCAGTCCTAAGTAGCTGGTTCTCTAGTTTGTCATCTGAAGAGACCCCTTCCTCCAAGTCTGTGGGCATGATCACCCCTGAGCAACTGCGGCAACACCTGATAGACCAACTGCAAGCACTGCATGTGCAGGTGGAGGATGAATCCCATCGTCATGTCGGCCATGGAGGGCAACGGGATCCCTTAGGGGCTGGCGGGCACTATCGGGTTGAAATTGTCTCTCCCTTGTTTGCGGGCAAAACAACGTTGCAGCAGCACCGCATGGTCTATGGGGCTCTGGCGGAGCAGATGGGCAGCAGTATTCATGCTCTGGCCCTACAAACCTATAGCCCTGAGCAGTGGACGGGATCCCTGCCAAGCCCCGTTAGTTCTGCCCAGCCCAGTTAATATAGAACTGGAAGCAACCACGGACTAAGCACCACAGCAGCGGAGGAAGCATGGCAACTCTGTTGGCCACTTGGCTAATGTCTGCCTTGAGCGTCATGATTCTGGCCTGGCTCCTACCTGGGATCCATGTCTCTGACTTTGGTGGAGCATTGCTGGCGGCTCTGGTGATTGGATTGGTAAATGGCCTGGTGAAACCGTTTTTGCAGTTGATCACCTTGCCGATTACCATCCTCACCCTCGGGGTGTTTTGGCTGATTTTGAATGGCATTTGTCTGGCGATTGCCGATGCCCTAGCCGGTGATGCATTTAACATC from Thermostichus vulcanus str. 'Rupite' includes these protein-coding regions:
- a CDS encoding tetratricopeptide repeat protein, with protein sequence MSKVHSSTGLRVLIITALLLGGMLSWRQDRALAVMGLASAAAISVFTRPAILAYNRGREQWLKGDLSGAVEQLSLALQQDPNLTNAYLLRGKAYFALNQVPLALADFDRAIQLAPRQPEPYSCRALIRVGQADTEGAIADLTQLVALRPSATYHIHLANLLAQQGSLPIALTHLNEAIQLDPTSTPAFAARASLHNYLGEWEAALADWSKAIELQPDPALYYNRGVTYSCADRYDEAIADLDRSLEADPQQPNTLYNRGNALYELGELKAALDDYDRAFRLEANRNQVDVSDEYGLYGRGLAHCHMGDKMTALSDWQAALAVCRKHHNLALAKQVQRSWLRLNSGDPNSDPADPDTEQSA
- the ilvN gene encoding acetolactate synthase small subunit — encoded protein: MKHTLSALVQDQPGVLTRIAGMFARRGFNIDSLTVGPTERPGVSRITMVVPGDEHDVEQMTKQLYKLIDVLKVTDITNVPCVERELMLIKVNASPDTRSDIMDVAQMFRARIVDVAEESLTLEVTGDPGKMVAIIKMLTHFGIREIARTGLVALTRESGVNTEYLKQQPALASV
- the purH gene encoding bifunctional phosphoribosylaminoimidazolecarboxamide formyltransferase/IMP cyclohydrolase; translated protein: MPSQDFSPLALLSVSDKTGLIPFAQALVQEHGFQLLSSGGTAKVLSEAGIPVTPVSTHTGAPEILGGRVKTLHPRIHGGILARLERSDDQEDLDALGIPPIGLVVVNFYPFEETVAQAGVLLAEATEQIDIGGPTLVRAAAKNYAHVTVLTDPAQYPQYLQLLSSTCGESERLAFRFQCARRAFEQVLAYDRAIVNYLARPELTQQLQPQSDPSPVQEDIFQLQGIPQQRLRYGENPHQAATWYVVDPAAPGWHQAKQLQGKELSYNNLLDLEAARAIVAEFGPEQAVAVVVKHNNPCGVALRPSLAAAFRAAFAADSVSAFGGIVGLNQTLDRETAHLLTEPFLECVVAPDCTLEAAELLSAKKNLRVLILPNWQVGPAQTIRTLAGGFLVQDADPPQGSDSQQSWRVVTERQPTPEEWAELEFAWKVCKHVKSNAIVIAKQGQTVGIGAGQMNRVGAVEIALKQARSEAAGAVLASDGFFPFADSVEVAAQSGIRAIIQPGGSIRDPDSIAAANAADIVMICTGIRHFLH
- the cysE gene encoding serine O-acetyltransferase, with the translated sequence MLTEAEHSVVEDPSPTAPSGEIGSLPKPAQAQKLGFWQQVGEDIDCVFDRDPAARNRWEVICTYPGIHALFLHRIAHRLWKRRWFFLARLLSFFARSFTLIEIHPAAQIGRRFFIDHGCGVVIGETAEIGDDVTLYHGVTLGGTSWDKGKRHPTLENGVIVGTGAKILGPVRIGHGSRIGANAVVIQDVAPEMTVVGIPGRAVIPPHQRHIPAHGIDLDHHLMPDPVGRAIERLLHRIQDLEAQVAHLNKEREQARQEQVKSGSEYP
- the grxD gene encoding Grx4 family monothiol glutaredoxin, translated to MLDPLLEEKIRDQIRANKVLIYMKGTPEMPQCGFSYATVRVFDSLGFPYAAVNVLEDPEIRQGIKEFSNWPTIPQVYIDGEFVGGCDIIQEMHSRNELRPLLEAAFAGTAVQS
- a CDS encoding BolA family protein, which translates into the protein MSSEETPSSKSVGMITPEQLRQHLIDQLQALHVQVEDESHRHVGHGGQRDPLGAGGHYRVEIVSPLFAGKTTLQQHRMVYGALAEQMGSSIHALALQTYSPEQWTGSLPSPVSSAQPS
- a CDS encoding phage holin family protein — translated: MATLLATWLMSALSVMILAWLLPGIHVSDFGGALLAALVIGLVNGLVKPFLQLITLPITILTLGVFWLILNGICLAIADALAGDAFNIDNFGWAFIGAIVLSMVSGLVHRVFLTGTKT